The genomic segment CCCTGCTGCTTTTCTTTACTCTCTATCTGTTTTTCAGCAATTTTGTGTCGACACCCCTTAAGGTGGTTTCCACTTCAATGAAGCCTCTTCTTTCTCCAGGAGACAGAATCCTTTATTCCCGTATGCTTGTGGATAGACAAAGCAGGTTCATTCAAGGGGATGAATCCGAATTATCCCGTGGAGATCTTGTCATCATTTCACCTCCTTATTTTCGTGAGAATCAGATGATAATAGACAAAATCAATCCTGTTATCCGATTTTTTACTTTCCAGAAGATTCAATTTAGCTCCTACTCCAGATACAGCTGGGAAACAAGTTATTTGATTAAAAGGGTCGTTGCCATACCTGGGGATACCATCAGGGTGACTGGACATAGGGCGAGTCTGAAAGTCGCGGGAGAAAAGAATTTTGTTTCTGAAGATCAGCTGCTCAAGGGGATATACAGGGTTAATATCAATCAAAATCCCGATGACTGGGAATCAGGATACCCCCTGGATGGCAGTACCCAGGAATATAAGCTGGGTGAAAAGGAATTTTTTGTACTCGGTGACAACAGGGGGGTAGGGAGTGATTCCTCCATTTGGGGACCCCTCCCTAAAGAACGGATTATCGGTAAAGTCTTTTTCAGGTATTGGCCTTTTTCCGGTTTCTCATTTCTGTGAAAGCCTACCCGGCTTCCTTATACATTCATATTCCTTTCTGCAAGAGAAAATGCGACTATTGTGATTTTTATTCAATCTGTGATTCATCCATAGAGTTGGATCTCCTGGAACAGATTCCCCGCCAAATTGAACTATTAAAAAAGCAATTCAATCTGGACTTATTTAAAACAGTTTATCTGGGTGGCGGTACTCCCGGATTAATAGGCAGTGAGTCTCTCTCCGGGCTTCTTCTTTCTGTTCAAAAAATCAACAAGAGTTTTCTGCCCTCGGAAATAACCCTCGAATGCAATCCCTCCAATGTGACCGTTGAGAAAATGAAGGCCTGGAAAGACATGGGTATTACAAGGATCAGCCT from the Oceanispirochaeta sp. genome contains:
- the lepB gene encoding signal peptidase I yields the protein MYSSSSRKAISYKDRKAIASRRVRRIISLLLFFTLYLFFSNFVSTPLKVVSTSMKPLLSPGDRILYSRMLVDRQSRFIQGDESELSRGDLVIISPPYFRENQMIIDKINPVIRFFTFQKIQFSSYSRYSWETSYLIKRVVAIPGDTIRVTGHRASLKVAGEKNFVSEDQLLKGIYRVNINQNPDDWESGYPLDGSTQEYKLGEKEFFVLGDNRGVGSDSSIWGPLPKERIIGKVFFRYWPFSGFSFL